The Lycium barbarum isolate Lr01 chromosome 11, ASM1917538v2, whole genome shotgun sequence genome contains the following window.
CTTTTTAAAATAAACACTTTTCCTTTTCATAATCTCGTCATAAAGTAAATCAGAATGTGCATATTTCGTTTCTTTCAATGTTTCATGTAAACGCTTATGCTAAAATAAAAACCCCCCACTACGTTTAGGGAGTCTATATGAATATAATGAACAAAACTAAACAAAGTTAATTGATCTTCTACAGAACCTAAGGTAAAGCTCCTCACCAAATGAATGAAAGAGAGTAAGGTTTCTCTTTCGTAAATCTGCCCGCCTCTGCACCTATATCTCTAATAGAAAAATTACAAGAAAAGAGAACCTGAATACCAATCATCGAATACAAAATATACGGAGAAACTTATCGATATGTACAGTTCAGCCAAACTTATTTACCGATATTGCCGAAATATACAAAACTTATacactaattatatatatacaaaacctatacatttgaTCACATTTGGATCACTCAAAGGCATTAGGCAGTAACTTTGCggaatagatatatatatatatatattatgataccAAATGGTGGGCAAACTTCATAAATTATGCAACATGATCATCATAAAATCATAGAGATTCTAACATTCAACATAATTGGGCCATTCAGTATCTAGGCCCGAGTGAAAGTCTTTTGGATCAGTGACCCAGAGTGTGGACACGTTTACCAAATACCCATCACCAGAAAAGAATCAACCAACCCAACCAACATTCAGAAAAAGATAACACGTGTCTGTCCAAAAACATTGGTGCACACAGATAACATCATAATCCAAAAATGTCTAACCGTTTTGGTGTCAAGTTACAGAACCGGTTGCCAAATTTGGCGGGCATATATCCATTTTCAGCACCAACAATGACAACTACCAATTCAGTTCCATGTTGTTGTTCTTCAAAGACTCAAAAGTCAAGAATTGTTGGTAAAAGGAGAGTTTTTGGGTGCAGAATTCCTCGTAGAGTTGTACTAGGAATTGGGGTATCATTTTGGTGTCAGTTTATGAATATGGCTGGCAATGTTGGTGGTAAATCTTTCATGGCTTCTGCAAGACAGAAAGGTGCAATTGAGCAGGTATATTCTTCATCTTCCAGCTACAATCCATAATATATTTTGGTTTTCTTGGTCCATATTTGGGTTTTCATtgtttagtactccctccgttccgtTTCAATTTGGTCGTATGATTTTaacttgacacggagtttaacAAGTAAAAGAAACTTTTTGAATGTTGCGGTTGTTAACTACAGATACCTAGAATGTACCAAAAAATGTCTTTAATCTTGCGGTCTTAAACATGTACGtgaaaagttgaaattaaagagttttCGGTAAAGGAAAGACAATTCTTTTTTAAACAAACTAAAGAGGAaattaagacaaacaaattgaaatagagggagtattcCCCTTTGGTTCCCTTTTATGTTTCCCAGAAATTTTTTAACTTTAGTGGTGTGAAGAAAAAAGATATCTCTCtaaattcaaaaataaaataaaaaaagatgtTTCTTTAATCTTCTTCTGTGTTTTTCCGCCTTTAGATGGTCTATTTTCTTAATTATCTTAGTTAGGTTGGGGTTTTACCTGATAAAGTTGATAACTTTGTGACGTCTACATGTAGTGTGAGTGGCATAATTGATCATATGTTTTTTTAAGGAAGGAATTCTATTGGACTAAGAGTTGTAAATTGCTTAAATCTTAAGAATTTGCTTAAAATTCTGTAATTTCAGTAGTTCAGAACTAGTTCCAAGAAGTAGTATAATCAGTGATAACAAGGAAATGATGATGAAGGCTAATAGTGGAGGCGTTTGGTAATCAATTTTTGTTGGAAAGTTCAAGGATCAACAGAGATAAGCTTTGCTTGATGGTTAAAATGTGAATGAAGTGTGTTAGTGGATTACACCTAAAGCATCTAATAGATAGAAATTAAATGTACCACAAGAACTTAATTCATGGGATAGATATTTTCTTGGGTGTATTGACAAGCTTTATGCATTATGTCAAGTGTATATAGCAATCATATGATATAATTCGAAGGTGTTTGTTGGCTTTGGCATTAATTCTAGGAGAACTTATCTTTTTCTTTAAGATCATATGCAGTAGATTTGTCCACACTTTAGGGTTATGCAGAAGAAGAATGGAGATGTATTAAATTAGTAATTTCTTTGGAAGATCCCTGCCCAAGATAAGCATGTATTTCATTCTTACAGGCTGATGTACATCATAATCTAGAATAGCACTTTGTTTGCTATTTATTGAGATTGTGGAGAGGGAGGCGTTAATACTTTTAATGATACTGGCCTAGTGGTCTAATGGTCAATGAAGTGAGTGCAAACCTTAGAAACCACGGTTCTAATCCCTACAGAGACAAAAGTACATTAGTTGATTTCTTCCCGTTTGCctaagccttggtggacagagttattCGGTACCTATGTTGGTGGGAGGGGTAGTAGGTGCTCGGTGGAATATTTGAGGTGCATGCAAACTGGTCCAAACACCACCATCATAAAGTTGTTTTACTGGATAAATCATTTTTGGAAAGGCATATCAAATTTATCTACATGTACATGTTAGAAGATTATTGATCTAGAACGTAAGAAACTGAAGCACGACCTAGTGCTCAATAAAGTGgattgagaaccatgaggtcttaGGTTCAAATTCTAGAAGATCATTGATGAACAGGATGGCTGAGAGGGATCAAACTTATTGAAGGGGACCTTTAAAAACTTGGTAAATAAAGGATTATTCTAAGAGGTCTGAGAAAGGCTGCTTACGCAAAAATACTAGGTGATCTCTTCCCGTCTATCCAACCCTTGTTTgacagagttacctggtacctctacgggtgggaggtagcaggtacctaatggaattagtcgaggtgctcACAAGCTGGCCTGGACACCACGGTtaccaaagaaaaagaaagaaaaaagtaaGAAACTGAAGCCAATATTAAGTTACTTGGAATAGGAATCAGCAATCTATTCAATTTCATAGTCCAGCTCGATCTGGTAATTGTTAAACCTATCAACTGATACACCTTTGTCAAACTTATGTCTCAACCTCAAAAGATCATTCTGATTACAAGTCTTACTCGATTCTAGTTTTCATGCATTGCTGTTACTGCTTTTTCTTGAAGGTTTTGAAGAATCTGGAATGGCCAGAACAATTTCCTTTCAAGGATGAGGATTTCCAGCGGTTTGACGAGTATAATCTATTGAACTTTTGCTTCCTTTTGTCTGTGTCTTTACCGTTCATCATTTTTTAAGGGAAGAACACTGACAGTGAACACGAAAGTCTGAAATTGGCTGTTTGGTACCAGAAATTTTATTACTTTCAATCAGGAAAAGACGTCAACAATACTAAAACAATTTCAGAGAAATTTGTGTCTAGTTCCTAATGATGCATGATGTTGCTCGTTGTGCTGGTTTCAATTTATCGCTTAATGACTGGTTTGTGCTTTCACAAGTTAGGATGGTTTTTGATAGTTATGCCCTATTGGCGAACATTCATTAAGATTGATATAATTTGAACTGCTAGGCAACAGAATTGTCTTATAATTCCATGTTATCCTTCTTCTTCAAAGCCGTAGAGCTGTGAGACTGAAAATTGATTGGATTTCATCTTTGGGTTGAGTTGATCTTCAGATCATCAGATACATTATTCTATGAAATGCCGCGTTTCGTGACACATATTGATGATCAAGCTATTGCTGCACTTACCAAGTATTACTCAGAGGTCTTGCCTTCTAGTAACAGTCCAGGAGTAGCAATACTTGATATGTGCAGCAGTTGGGTAAGGTATCTCCGGCATGTAAATCTCTCTTTTCCTGAACATGTTTACATGATCAtaaactgtttttttttcttatcTAGGTCAGTCATTACCCTGCTGGGTACAAGCAAGAAAGGATAGTTGGAATGGGTATGAATGAAGAAGAGCTTAAGCGAAATCCAGTAAGATCTAAAGAGTGCCTTTAAGTCTTTGCCTCATTTCTGCTATTCTCTATTAAAAGGATCCTGTGTGGGCCATTTGAGAATATCCTACCTCTTCCTTTACGGATGATGGTTGCATTTCAGTCCTGGTCTTCTCTTATTCAATTAACATTCCCTATCAACTTTatcccccctcccccaccccccaccTTCACCAACCACGCACGCgcacaaaaagagaaaaagagagggagagagagaggtgTTCCATGCCCTGCAAATTCTGGTCCACAGTAGACAGATACCATTTGGCAAAGTGGCCACTTGGGTGTGGGAGCTTTTTGTCCTGTGTCTGATCAAGATCCAGAAGTGACTGGCCGTCGTGAGGACCCGTTTACAGCCAATTTAAGAACTTTTTATCTCAATGCTGCTTACCAGGTGCAAGCTGAAGTCATATTTAGAATTAGCGGGAGAAAATTGTAATGGAATACATTCTTTATGCCACTTTGTTTGAATGTTTCATTGTGCACTTTGGACCTTACTTGGAAGGCATTCTTGATATCGCACTATTATGATGAGATGAATTTGTGCACTTGCTTATTTGATGTCGCTGCAGGTTCTAACGGAGTATGTAGTTCAAGACTTGAATATTAATCCTAAGCTCCCATTTGAGGACAATACCTTTGATGTTATAACCAATGTGGTATGTACATCTTTTTCTATTCATATCCGCCGTTGAACAAATTCCGTCTGTTCTGCATCCTGTGTGACATACTTACAAATGATTAAATTGATGCTACTCGTTGTACTTTAAAGTTATGTTCTTGCATCATTAGCTTTGCTGGGCTTTCTGCTATAAGAATTGGATCACCATGTCTGAGTTATTGTTTGATTTTAAAGAAACGGCTCTTTGACGATGCTGCAGTGAAATGACTTTTTAATTTAATGTTGAGACTGTCTCTTCATTTATCGTTGGAATCCTCAAGTTTAATTGCTGCTTGGATCTCCTAAGGTTATGAATAAGTCTTGTTACATCTAAAAAGTCAGTTGTGGTCGTATCAGTAGTCCACATAGAATCAAAAAGTAAATTGCACTGTTGTTGAGAAGAAAAGTATCACGTGCTATTTAGTCCATATTCGCTGACAATGagttataatattttattttccTTTACTCGTTTCTCAGTGACAGAAGAAACATGAAGAATTATTTTTTAGCTTAAAACAATTAAAGTATTTAGAGAAAGCATCCAGCTTCTCTTTCTCAAAATAAAGAGAACATCTAGCTTTTGAGATCGCTGTTGAAACTTGGAAATAACTCACTTCTGATGTCATGTTTTTTCCAGTTCAAAATGGATCAGAATTGCTGATGGTCTTTCTAGAAAGATCCAGCTTCAAATCCACGGTAGTCCTTCGGGGACAAATTGCACTTATGCACTCAATTACAGGCATCAGTTTGCGTTATCTCTGCATAATAGGTTATACAATTATAGAACTAGGCCTAGTTCCTTTCTCCCCTACCAGACAGGCCTCCATAATACTAGAAGCtgtaaaagaaaaataagaacttttgtcAAAAAAGCAAGGGGAGAACTTCTCTGGAACAGAACACATCCATAATTTCAACACTTAAGCTTATCACTGTAGGGGAAACTTGACCATTAGTTCTTCTGTCCAATTGAACTAAAAGATAACCTTGCCAATCACATTCTTCCGGAGATTTTCTGGCTCTTTTTCAATAATTTGTGCCATCTCTTCTTCTCCGTATATGTGGATTCTGGAAATAGGAAATTATGTTTTTACTGCCCCTTGTGCTGCTAGATACAACTATCCTACTCTGATGTTGAGAGCCTGTGATAAGTTATAGACAACACTTAGGATGACTAAACGTCCTAAGTGTACTTTAGATCTTATGTTTGCATCGTTTCCATAAATGTATCACTGCATGCATAAATGGGATGTTCTTCTTGCATGTTAGTTCTGTCGAAAAATTTAAAAGCTAATGAACATGGATTCCCCTTGCAGGTTAGTGTTGATTATTTAACGAAGCCTATTGATGTTTTCAAGGAAATGTCTCGTGTTCTTAAACCTGGTGGACTTGCAATTATGAGGTAAATAATGACTAGAAAGTGTATTTTTATCATCTCTGACGACTACAAGTCCAGAAAGTTTTTCGGTTTGGTTCCAACATCCTTTTTTGGCTAAGATATCTAGACTTGGACCAGTAGTTTCCAGTGTTGCCTTAATTCCAAATTATAAGGCTTAAAGCAATTTCAACTTCTTGAACTCTGCCTGTGTACCAGTTTCTCGAACCGCTGCTTTTTCACAAAGGCCATCTCGATTTGGACATCAACTGGAGATGCTGATCATGTTATGATAGTTGGGTCTTATTTCCATTATGCTGGAGGATTTGAACCTCCACAGGTAACTTCTACGTTCTCTGTTTAGAGAATTTATTAAAGTTCATCATCTTCGACATGTTAATCTTACAAAGAGATGATTTCTCCTCAATCCATATGATAGCAAAGGTTAAACATATCTGACAAGTTAATCTAGAAATGTCAATGCTATATGCCGCTTTCTGAGATAGGCTTCCTACTAAGCTCATTCTAGATATTTTAATCCTTAGCAAAAAAACACAACCCTTTTCATGTAAGCATTGTGATTATAAACTGCAATTAAATAAGATCATACCATCAGTTCGAAAATCCTACTTTGCGATAGTGGTACTATATTAGCTATGAACTCTGCCTGATGTCATTTGTTGATAGAATTCCATCTGCCTCCTCTTGAGTATCGTTTTACATTTATACTCAACATAAGTTCTTCCTGTTTTAAGTATGCATGAAGGACAAAAGGTTGGCCCTAGCCCCTGTGAATAGTTTGGTTTGAGGGGAAAAATGCAGAATTGCCAGTGGATATTGCTAGAAGGTAGACTGGCCTGGTTGTCAGCATAAATTGTATTGGAGATTTTTCTTCCAGAAAACTCTTCAACTTCATCGGTTTTGGTTTAATAAATTTTTGCCTTACTGAGTTTTAACTTGGTGCTGATTTCTCTTGACTTTGTTTCTGTATAGGCTGTGGATATAACTCCTAACCCGGGGCGCTCAGACCCCATGTATATAGTGTATTCCAGGAAGCTAGCGACAGCCTGAAATTCAACTACTGTTCTACTGCATTCAGCCCGTTCCGTTGCAGCTATAGAGTTTTCTTGTCGAATTGGTGCTATATATGTGTATGACATTGATTACATGAATATGTATAGTGAAGAGTAATTAAGTGAAAAGTGTGATAGGCCTGTGTCTAAACAGCTCCTGATCCGAGATAATATAATCCCTAATTTCCTTCGTAAACAACGTTCACAAGTAATTCTAAAGCCATGATTCAGTTTTCACTACTATAACTTCATGAGTTATGCAGTTAGTAGTCATCTTAAGTTTTGTTACAGATAGATTATGTTTGCTGAGAACTAAGGCTGTTTTTGGTacgacggaaaatgttttcctaggaAATGTttcttggaaaacaagtgagtCTCTTGCTTAATTTCTAATGTTTGGTAAGCGAGCAACAAAATATTATCTcaagagcatttatatgtaatctagaaAAACACTAATGGGGTCGGATAGGGTAGGGAGTGGGTGTTTGGGGGTGGCGAGGGTTGGGTAGGGTGGGCACTCGGTATTTGGTTTGGTATTTTCAAAATTTGGTTTCAGTAATTCGATAATCAGTAATTGAAAGTACATACCAAATACCAAACTTTCAAAGTTCAGTCCTGTACGAgtaaatcaaactttatataggtaaatcaaactttatataGGTAAATCCCGATACCGCGAACTAAATCCCGATAAGGTAATTAGGTAATACCTAATTGAAATTGGAtgtattataaattttaattctaATTGAGCGTTCCATTATACAGTGTTCCGTGCATTCATTCCTGAAGCCAATTCTTGTGATCATTTAGGCTTTTAAGTGCCCATCCAGAGTGTGTGAAAAATTCAATTTGAGCTTTTAATAGGACAAGAAAATAGGCAGAAATTGTGACAATATTTAGTACATCAAACATTCAAACTTGGGGTTGTGGGTTCATAAAATATAtgtcaaaatgtgaaaaagaTAAGGATATACACAAAGTAAAAGGTGGGGTCTTGGCATATGAATCTCAATGATTCAACAGACAAGAGAGTAATGATGATAATAAAAGGGTGGGGCAGTGGGTTAGTCAAATAACAGCAATAATTCAGTATACGGTAAATACTAAATATCGAAATGTATTAATGTC
Protein-coding sequences here:
- the LOC132617364 gene encoding uncharacterized protein LOC132617364 isoform X1; the protein is MSNRFGVKLQNRLPNLAGIYPFSAPTMTTTNSVPCCCSSKTQKSRIVGKRRVFGCRIPRRVVLGIGVSFWCQFMNMAGNVGGKSFMASARQKGAIEQVLKNLEWPEQFPFKDEDFQRFDESSDTLFYEMPRFVTHIDDQAIAALTKYYSEVLPSSNSPGVAILDMCSSWVSHYPAGYKQERIVGMGMNEEELKRNPVLTEYVVQDLNINPKLPFEDNTFDVITNVVSVDYLTKPIDVFKEMSRVLKPGGLAIMSFSNRCFFTKAISIWTSTGDADHVMIVGSYFHYAGGFEPPQAVDITPNPGRSDPMYIVYSRKLATA
- the LOC132617364 gene encoding uncharacterized protein LOC132617364 isoform X2 codes for the protein MSNRFGVKLQNRLPNLAGIYPFSAPTMTTTNSVPCCCSSKTQKSRIVGKRRVFGCRIPRRVVLGIGVSFWCQFMNMAGNVGGKSFMASARQKGAIEQVLKNLEWPEQFPFKDEDFQRFDESSDTLFYEMPRFVTHIDDQAIAALTKYYSEVLPSSNSPGVAILDMCSSWVSHYPAGYKQERIVGMGMNEEELKRNPVLTEYVVQDLNINPKLPFEDNTFDVITNVVSVDYLTKPIDVFKEMSRVLKPGGLAIMSFSNRCFFTKAISIWTSTGDADHVMIVGSYFHYAGGFEPPQAVDITPNPGRSDPMYIVYSRKLATA